The following coding sequences are from one Desulfonatronum thioautotrophicum window:
- a CDS encoding glycosyltransferase encodes MSVPNRYYWFFGPKDYKNSGIFKYCETFIAELCTKMDISKKYIPLGANNPLRYIYQIFVFPLIIAIFYRNKYKIFSDESFLLSTLFPFFPYKKCLYIIHDYRDFSLTKKHQNIFDKTYFFFLLKAYKNLKHIHTVICVSSYTKKIVQKEFNIPDSKCILIENSFAMSSILYHEDRNKLKVQLSKKYNFISKKILLNVGSEEERKNIPTIILSMKYLQDYIFIKIGNPIIASNRKKNISLVLQNKLDNVFFIDDVSEKELSYFYQIADIYISLSDFEGFGRTPIEAQMHGLPVIASQIEPFLSNLGDSALLIKNSHDPQGLAKAIRDLEKSRDVRQELIKGGLINANRFDVKRNAKKFQDVLRVLT; translated from the coding sequence ATGAGCGTGCCAAATAGATATTATTGGTTCTTTGGTCCAAAAGATTATAAAAATTCTGGAATATTCAAATATTGCGAAACATTTATTGCTGAACTTTGCACAAAAATGGACATCTCAAAAAAATATATTCCACTTGGCGCAAACAATCCTTTACGGTATATTTACCAAATTTTTGTCTTTCCTCTGATCATAGCAATTTTTTACAGAAATAAATATAAAATATTTTCTGACGAGAGTTTTCTCCTCTCGACGTTGTTTCCCTTTTTCCCATACAAGAAATGTCTCTATATCATACACGATTACAGAGATTTTTCCTTGACAAAAAAGCATCAAAATATTTTCGATAAAACCTATTTTTTCTTTTTACTCAAGGCATATAAAAACCTGAAGCATATCCATACAGTGATTTGTGTCTCGAGCTATACAAAAAAAATAGTACAAAAAGAATTTAATATACCTGATAGTAAATGCATTTTAATTGAAAACAGCTTTGCAATGTCCAGCATACTTTATCATGAAGATCGCAACAAACTGAAAGTTCAGCTTTCAAAAAAATATAATTTTATATCAAAAAAAATCCTACTAAATGTAGGCTCTGAAGAAGAGAGAAAAAATATTCCGACAATTATCCTCTCCATGAAATATCTTCAGGATTACATTTTCATCAAGATTGGAAACCCAATTATAGCGTCAAACAGAAAAAAAAATATATCCCTGGTGCTACAAAACAAACTAGACAACGTCTTCTTTATCGATGATGTAAGCGAAAAAGAACTATCATATTTTTATCAAATAGCCGATATTTATATTTCCTTGTCAGACTTTGAAGGCTTCGGCAGGACCCCCATCGAAGCCCAGATGCATGGACTTCCGGTAATTGCATCTCAAATTGAACCGTTTCTATCCAACCTGGGTGACAGTGCTTTGTTGATCAAAAACAGTCATGATCCGCAAGGACTGGCAAAAGCCATTAGAGACCTGGAAAAGAGTCGTGATGTGCGACAGGAATTGATCAAAGGAGGACTAATTAATGCTAACCGGTTCGATGTAAAAAGAAATGCTAAAAAGTTTCAGGATGTACTCCGCGTTTTGACATGA
- a CDS encoding glycosyltransferase family 2 protein: protein MNNLIFVSVLMPVYNAKNYIGEAIESILNQTFPHFEFIIVDDCSTDDSWEIICKYADSDKRIIISRNNKNLGIARTRNKCFSLRSPHAKYCTIMDADDISFPKRLESSVTFLENNEEFGVVGGNIVIIDGASKEIGKRVYSGHDVSRIIYIKSPFAQPSVTLRNSVLEFAGTYDSRFEVAEDLDLWFRFLEHSKGHNLNDSLLKYRINSNQSKNTKLKKTILNTIKIKQYYLKKHKKILIAAYFRIFFELFLLLIPNSYIMKLFYKLEIQK, encoded by the coding sequence ATGAATAATCTTATATTTGTTTCCGTACTCATGCCTGTTTACAATGCAAAAAATTATATTGGAGAAGCCATTGAGTCCATCCTCAACCAGACATTTCCGCACTTTGAATTTATCATTGTTGACGACTGCTCAACGGACGACTCATGGGAAATAATTTGCAAGTATGCCGATTCAGACAAGCGAATTATTATCTCCAGAAACAATAAAAACCTCGGCATTGCCAGAACCAGAAACAAATGCTTCTCTCTACGATCTCCACATGCAAAATATTGTACGATTATGGATGCCGATGACATTTCTTTTCCGAAAAGGCTTGAGTCGTCCGTCACATTCCTGGAGAACAATGAAGAATTCGGAGTTGTTGGTGGAAATATCGTCATTATTGACGGAGCTTCCAAAGAAATTGGCAAGCGAGTGTACTCCGGTCATGATGTAAGTCGGATAATCTACATAAAAAGTCCCTTTGCTCAGCCCTCAGTAACGTTAAGAAACAGTGTCCTGGAATTTGCTGGAACCTATGATTCCCGTTTCGAGGTAGCAGAAGACTTGGACTTATGGTTTAGATTTTTAGAACACTCTAAAGGTCATAACCTGAACGATAGCTTACTAAAATATAGAATAAATTCAAACCAATCAAAAAACACAAAACTAAAAAAAACCATACTTAACACTATCAAGATTAAGCAATATTACCTCAAAAAGCACAAAAAAATTTTAATCGCTGCATATTTCAGAATTTTTTTTGAGCTATTCCTTCTCTTAATTCCTAATTCTTACATCATGAAACTATTTTACAAATTAGAAATACAAAAATGA
- a CDS encoding class I SAM-dependent methyltransferase: MDNYTKETMAFLNERFKKCDTEGIYCAHQPIYGFRMGHCEQGTIFRYIVTYQIVKALSHINFSSLLDVGGAEGYKAALVRYIFNKSVKSVDISHEACKRAKEIFNIDGTSIDIHNLPFKDNEFDVVLCSETLEHVADIHRATKELIRVSKKAVIITVPHEPMSVVENNIKNNVLHGHIHSLDTNSFNFTIPLVTKIITRKFHNNFMKILCEIADAETIYQTDYPQHILKAYNLSIPILRLIFRKKIIRSIIKIDDYVSNKLSSYGGMIFILLKDASCYSNHQITSFSMQQIINFNVPYHVIKK; the protein is encoded by the coding sequence GTGGACAACTACACCAAAGAAACAATGGCCTTTCTTAACGAAAGGTTCAAAAAGTGTGACACAGAAGGAATATATTGCGCTCATCAGCCTATTTATGGCTTTAGGATGGGCCACTGTGAACAAGGCACTATTTTTAGATATATTGTAACATATCAAATTGTTAAAGCACTTTCTCATATCAATTTCTCTTCCTTACTAGATGTTGGTGGAGCTGAAGGATACAAAGCAGCTCTTGTGCGTTACATTTTCAACAAAAGCGTGAAAAGCGTAGACATTTCACATGAAGCATGTAAAAGAGCAAAAGAAATTTTTAATATTGACGGAACTTCTATAGATATACACAATCTTCCTTTCAAGGATAATGAGTTTGATGTTGTACTATGCAGCGAAACATTAGAGCATGTAGCTGATATTCACAGAGCAACAAAAGAACTAATTAGAGTTTCAAAAAAAGCAGTCATTATAACAGTACCACATGAACCGATGAGTGTCGTCGAAAACAACATCAAGAATAATGTTTTGCACGGCCACATCCATAGTCTTGATACTAACAGTTTCAATTTCACAATTCCTTTAGTAACAAAAATTATCACAAGAAAATTCCACAACAATTTTATGAAAATTTTATGTGAAATAGCTGATGCAGAAACAATATATCAAACTGATTATCCACAGCATATATTAAAAGCATACAACCTGTCTATACCAATTTTACGTTTAATATTTAGAAAAAAAATAATAAGGTCAATTATTAAAATTGACGATTATGTTTCCAACAAATTATCGTCATATGGCGGAATGATATTTATTTTATTAAAAGATGCAAGCTGCTATTCAAATCACCAAATAACAAGTTTTTCAATGCAACAAATAATCAACTTTAATGTTCCTTATCATGTTATAAAAAAATAG
- a CDS encoding TolC family protein translates to MLSKISSTVLLAFLLFAAGLVASPSRVPAMPPSSPSASTQEIPAQPSGEDSPPALESLTFTLEQAVQQGLRANPRMNAVRAALRGSEFGEKSARAARLPALSANYGFAYDDKPVTGGDREAWTLNVNLNQPLFTGWRLLSSQQRAQLFTEQVQAEVANIELNLILIIQEQFLELLKARENVRSAQDSVIRLQSQLQNAQAFFDVGLRPKLDVLQAEVDLAQAEQVLLIARNAVATQSARLNTLLNLDLTSPAEYVGELVYLPYQPDLDDSLDRAFRQRPDIALARKAEEIADKDVAITASDRYPQVSADLDYFRRGDDPGTSGSRSRPDPWWTAGVNLRWQAFDWGRTRYATDQARQNVLRLREETANLHLEVSFDVKSLHLKLDEAAARIAVAQKALEEAREGFRIAQARFQAQVGTNTDVLDAQARLTRSEADLTDAMADYQLTLARLFAATGERNPGLVVP, encoded by the coding sequence ATGCTCTCCAAAATTTCCTCAACCGTGTTGCTGGCATTTTTACTCTTTGCCGCGGGCCTGGTCGCCTCTCCATCAAGAGTCCCGGCCATGCCTCCCTCCTCGCCCTCGGCCTCGACCCAGGAAATTCCGGCTCAACCTTCTGGCGAGGACTCCCCACCGGCCTTGGAGTCCCTGACGTTTACCCTGGAACAGGCGGTTCAGCAGGGTCTGCGGGCCAACCCGCGGATGAACGCGGTCCGCGCAGCCTTGCGGGGCTCGGAGTTTGGCGAAAAATCGGCCAGGGCCGCCCGCCTTCCAGCCCTTTCCGCCAACTACGGTTTTGCCTACGACGACAAGCCCGTAACCGGTGGAGACCGAGAGGCCTGGACCCTGAACGTCAACCTCAACCAGCCCCTGTTCACCGGCTGGCGGCTCCTGAGCTCCCAGCAGCGGGCACAACTGTTCACCGAACAGGTCCAGGCCGAAGTGGCCAACATTGAGCTGAACCTGATCCTGATCATCCAGGAACAGTTCCTGGAACTGCTCAAGGCCCGGGAAAACGTGCGCAGCGCCCAGGATTCGGTCATCCGGCTGCAGTCCCAGCTGCAAAACGCCCAGGCCTTTTTCGACGTGGGCCTGCGGCCCAAGCTGGACGTGCTCCAGGCCGAGGTGGACCTGGCCCAGGCTGAACAGGTCCTGCTCATTGCCCGAAACGCCGTGGCCACCCAGAGTGCCCGGCTGAACACCCTGCTCAACCTGGATCTCACCTCTCCGGCGGAATATGTTGGCGAGCTGGTCTACCTGCCCTACCAGCCCGACCTGGATGATTCCCTGGACCGGGCCTTCCGGCAACGACCGGACATCGCCCTGGCCCGCAAGGCCGAAGAGATCGCAGACAAGGACGTGGCAATCACCGCCAGTGACCGGTATCCCCAGGTCAGCGCAGACCTGGATTACTTTCGTCGTGGGGATGATCCCGGCACCTCCGGCTCCCGCTCCCGGCCCGACCCCTGGTGGACCGCTGGAGTCAACCTGCGCTGGCAGGCCTTTGACTGGGGCCGCACTCGTTACGCCACGGATCAGGCCCGCCAGAACGTGCTTCGGCTGCGCGAGGAGACGGCCAACCTGCACCTGGAGGTCTCCTTTGACGTCAAATCCCTGCACCTCAAGCTGGATGAGGCCGCCGCGCGCATCGCCGTGGCCCAGAAAGCTCTGGAGGAGGCCCGGGAGGGCTTCCGTATCGCCCAGGCCCGTTTCCAGGCCCAGGTAGGCACCAATACGGACGTCCTGGACGCCCAGGCTCGCCTGACCCGCAGCGAAGCCGACCTCACCGATGCCATGGCCGACTATCAGCTGACCCTGGCCCGCCTCTTCGCCGCCACCGGGGAACGCAATCCGGGGTTGGTGGTGCCGTAG
- a CDS encoding D-sedoheptulose 7-phosphate isomerase, whose translation MGGEIPVVGRGACSQRITSCLDEYVAQGSALREAFFSAQGQEVARLAQVLANVLDNGRKILLCGNGGSAADAQHLAAEFVNRFLIDRRPLPALALTTDTSILTAVGNDFGFVQVFAKQVQALGREGDVLLGLSTSGNSPNVIAALEAGRALGMVTIGMTGEGGGAMRDFCDHLLAVPSRQTPLIQEIHITMGHLLCLLTDEILFGEECAEHGENAG comes from the coding sequence ATGGGTGGAGAGATTCCGGTTGTCGGGCGTGGTGCCTGTTCGCAGCGGATCACGTCATGTCTGGATGAGTACGTTGCCCAGGGCAGTGCGTTACGGGAGGCGTTTTTTTCCGCGCAGGGCCAGGAGGTTGCCCGCTTGGCCCAGGTGCTGGCCAACGTCCTGGACAATGGGCGAAAGATTCTGCTGTGCGGCAACGGCGGCAGTGCCGCGGATGCCCAGCATTTGGCCGCGGAATTCGTGAACCGGTTCCTGATCGACCGCCGACCGCTTCCGGCCCTGGCCCTGACCACGGACACATCCATTCTGACGGCGGTGGGCAATGATTTCGGCTTTGTTCAGGTGTTTGCCAAACAGGTTCAGGCCTTGGGCCGGGAAGGCGACGTGCTTCTGGGATTGTCCACTTCCGGCAACAGCCCGAATGTGATTGCTGCCCTGGAGGCCGGTCGGGCCCTGGGAATGGTCACCATCGGGATGACCGGCGAAGGTGGCGGTGCCATGCGGGATTTCTGCGACCACCTGCTGGCCGTGCCCTCACGACAAACTCCATTGATCCAGGAAATTCACATCACGATGGGGCATTTACTGTGCTTGTTGACGGATGAGATACTGTTTGGAGAAGAATGCGCCGAACATGGCGAGAACGCCGGATGA
- a CDS encoding FmdB family zinc ribbon protein → MPLYEYMCEDCDKEFEELVFGDPAVLCPHCGSARTDKLMSRCRHKRGGASEPVGAATAASSGSGSSCSGCAASSCAGCR, encoded by the coding sequence ATGCCACTGTACGAGTATATGTGTGAAGATTGCGACAAGGAGTTCGAGGAACTGGTTTTCGGTGACCCGGCGGTGCTCTGCCCGCATTGCGGGTCTGCCCGGACCGACAAACTGATGTCCCGGTGTCGGCATAAACGGGGAGGGGCGAGCGAGCCCGTGGGGGCCGCGACCGCCGCGAGTTCCGGCTCCGGCTCGTCTTGCTCCGGTTGCGCGGCATCCAGCTGCGCCGGGTGTCGGTAG
- the hemC gene encoding hydroxymethylbilane synthase, which yields MTIPKRLTIATRGSKLALWQAEHIKSCLRDRYPGLEVELLLVKTMGDKILDVPLAKVGGKGLFVKEIEEAILDGRADLAVHSMKDVPAELPHGLVLGVIPQRESMADALLSVQYDDLDSLPQGARVGTSSLRRRCQLLALRPDLEILNLRGNLDTRVGKLLAGDYDAIIVAQAGMNRLGLSVPKSTPLGPPLFLPAVGQGALGLEYAQDRADLVEMLGFLNHPETHCCVRAERAFLHTLEGGCQVPIAGFAQLSASNRMTLRGLVADVDGKELIIEEDTAKPRDAEELGRRVAQAILDRGGREILAEVYGA from the coding sequence ATGACCATTCCCAAACGGTTGACCATCGCCACCCGCGGCAGCAAGTTGGCCCTTTGGCAGGCAGAGCATATCAAGTCCTGCCTGCGGGACCGCTATCCCGGCCTCGAGGTCGAGCTGTTGCTGGTGAAGACCATGGGGGACAAGATCCTGGACGTGCCCCTGGCCAAGGTCGGGGGCAAGGGGCTGTTCGTGAAGGAAATCGAGGAGGCCATTTTAGATGGCCGGGCCGATCTGGCCGTGCACAGCATGAAGGACGTGCCGGCAGAATTGCCGCATGGATTGGTCCTCGGGGTTATCCCGCAGCGGGAGAGCATGGCCGATGCCCTGTTGTCCGTGCAGTACGACGATCTGGACAGCCTGCCCCAGGGCGCCCGGGTGGGGACCAGCAGCTTGCGCCGCCGCTGTCAACTTTTGGCCTTGCGTCCGGATCTGGAAATTCTGAACCTGCGCGGCAATCTGGATACCCGGGTGGGCAAGCTGCTTGCCGGAGACTATGATGCGATCATTGTGGCCCAGGCTGGGATGAACCGCCTCGGGCTCAGTGTTCCCAAGTCCACGCCCCTGGGGCCGCCGCTGTTTTTGCCCGCAGTGGGCCAGGGGGCTTTGGGACTGGAATATGCTCAGGATCGTGCGGATTTGGTAGAGATGCTGGGCTTCTTGAACCATCCGGAGACGCATTGCTGTGTCCGGGCGGAGCGGGCCTTTTTGCACACCCTGGAGGGCGGGTGCCAGGTGCCCATAGCCGGGTTTGCGCAACTCAGCGCCTCGAACCGGATGACCCTGCGCGGCCTGGTGGCTGACGTGGATGGCAAAGAACTGATCATCGAGGAGGACACGGCCAAGCCCCGGGATGCCGAAGAGCTGGGCCGTCGGGTGGCCCAGGCGATTCTGGATCGTGGCGGGCGGGAGATTTTGGCCGAGGTGTATGGGGCGTGA
- the thiD gene encoding bifunctional hydroxymethylpyrimidine kinase/phosphomethylpyrimidine kinase, producing MPTPPCLLTIAGSDSSGGAGIQADLKTFTMLGGYGASVVTALTAQNTQGVQDIFPVPEAFVARQLRSVLDDLPIRAAKTGMLFSAPLIRTLARELEGKAFPLVVDPVCVSKSGHSLLLPEAVETLKTVFLPLADLITPNRPEAELLGGVAITEEADVPKALDRLLALGPKAVLLKGGHFSGEVLTDWLAVPGQKPRAYQHPRLPNPNTHGTGCTLSAAIAAGLGHGLNLDTAVDQAVNYLHKAIQTAFPLGQGIGPVNHLHPLR from the coding sequence ATGCCCACCCCGCCATGCCTGCTGACCATTGCCGGCTCCGACTCCAGCGGAGGCGCCGGCATCCAGGCTGACCTGAAGACCTTCACCATGCTGGGTGGCTACGGGGCATCGGTTGTCACCGCGCTCACGGCCCAAAACACCCAGGGAGTTCAGGATATCTTTCCCGTGCCGGAAGCCTTCGTGGCCCGGCAGCTGCGCTCGGTCCTGGACGACCTGCCCATCCGCGCGGCCAAAACCGGCATGCTCTTCTCCGCACCACTCATCCGTACCCTGGCCCGGGAGCTGGAAGGCAAGGCGTTTCCTCTGGTGGTGGATCCGGTCTGCGTCAGCAAAAGCGGTCACAGCCTGCTCCTGCCCGAGGCCGTGGAAACCCTGAAGACGGTCTTCCTGCCCCTGGCCGACCTGATCACCCCCAACCGGCCGGAAGCCGAACTCCTGGGCGGAGTGGCCATTACCGAGGAAGCGGATGTTCCCAAGGCCCTGGACCGCCTGCTGGCCCTGGGCCCCAAGGCCGTGTTGCTCAAAGGCGGCCATTTTTCCGGTGAAGTGCTCACGGACTGGCTGGCCGTGCCCGGCCAAAAGCCGCGCGCCTACCAGCATCCCCGCCTGCCCAACCCAAACACCCACGGCACGGGCTGCACCCTGTCCGCGGCCATTGCCGCGGGCCTGGGCCACGGCCTGAACCTGGACACCGCGGTGGACCAGGCCGTGAACTACCTCCATAAGGCCATCCAAACGGCATTCCCCCTGGGCCAGGGTATCGGGCCGGTCAATCACCTGCATCCGCTGCGTTGA
- a CDS encoding SAM-dependent methyltransferase, translating into MDMVAMEDCVGYLAPQGFLPELLHELGPVATNLGRLVLRTGAMVQPAWVRNIWCNPRVIPFTSITQAASALKMLGPRWALYDEHLPRRGRARLIQQQLRGPSSRPLVFGDPPPPMPLGSWTLLDDTTLLASPRCTSPFAHGEALFAEDRSGPPSRAYLKLWEAFTLLNRRPEPGQLCLDLGSSPGGWTWVLHKLGVRVISVDKAPLDTRLGGLPGITFRAESAFAQDPQAFGPVDWLFSDVVCYPERLLAMVRRWLDAGTVRNMLCTIKFQGETDFQIIDQFRAIPGSRVLHLTHNKHELTWIWGKNSGDRIQ; encoded by the coding sequence ATGGACATGGTCGCAATGGAGGACTGCGTCGGCTATCTTGCGCCCCAAGGCTTTTTGCCTGAACTGCTGCATGAGTTGGGACCAGTTGCAACCAATCTGGGGCGATTGGTGCTGCGTACCGGGGCGATGGTCCAGCCGGCCTGGGTCCGGAATATCTGGTGCAATCCGCGGGTGATCCCGTTCACCTCCATAACCCAGGCCGCCTCCGCGCTCAAGATGCTTGGGCCGCGTTGGGCTCTCTACGATGAACACCTGCCGCGCCGTGGTCGGGCCCGCCTGATCCAGCAGCAACTGCGCGGTCCCTCGTCCCGCCCTCTGGTCTTTGGCGATCCCCCACCGCCAATGCCCCTTGGTTCCTGGACCTTGCTGGACGACACCACCCTGCTGGCCTCACCCCGATGCACCAGCCCCTTTGCCCATGGCGAAGCGCTGTTCGCGGAGGACAGATCCGGCCCGCCCAGTCGGGCCTATCTGAAATTGTGGGAAGCCTTTACCCTGCTTAACCGCCGCCCGGAGCCCGGCCAACTCTGCCTGGACCTGGGCTCCAGCCCCGGTGGATGGACCTGGGTGCTGCACAAACTCGGCGTACGGGTGATCAGCGTGGACAAGGCCCCGCTGGATACCCGGCTGGGAGGACTGCCGGGGATCACCTTTCGGGCTGAAAGCGCCTTTGCCCAGGACCCTCAAGCCTTTGGTCCGGTGGACTGGCTGTTCTCGGACGTGGTCTGCTACCCCGAACGGCTGCTGGCCATGGTCCGCCGCTGGTTGGACGCCGGAACGGTCCGGAACATGCTCTGCACCATCAAGTTCCAGGGGGAGACGGACTTTCAGATCATCGACCAGTTTCGGGCCATCCCAGGCTCCCGCGTGTTGCATCTCACGCACAACAAGCACGAATTGACCTGGATTTGGGGGAAGAATTCAGGAGACAGAATTCAGTAG
- the recD2 gene encoding SF1B family DNA helicase RecD2 produces MPRTSPTQQPSSVTLHAEVTGVTFFNPENGYAVLRIKVRDEPGIVTAVGNVVQVKPGEMLNLTGQWKEHPKYGRQFQIATLEPLLPAGVNAIRRYLASGQLKGVGPTLAERLIKQFKDKTLDIIDTDPDQLLRVEGIGPSKLKKIVQSWEEQHHVRALILFLQEHDVSPAMAARIHHHYGPQALHKVRENPYDLAYEVHGIGFKTADVIALKLGFAPDCQERLEAALVFVLFQFSESGHLFAPLDELLEKTSTLLGNTPTESLQQALEVLKKRKRVVLEELPGQGLGMVVYLGHFHRWEREIAQRLQGLIEHPTALDAKKLRIVLKQLEARHRISLSPQQRQAVEDACLNKVFILTGGPGTGKTTITRFVVEAIAELGITVKLAAPTGRAAKRLSEATRVPASTLHRLLQYAPDGGFAVNDTKMLKTGMLVVDEASMLDCHLFLAVLRALPMTARLVLVGDVNQLPSVGPGNVLGDLLHSGALPSIELTHIYRQAQESMIVVNAHRINQGQFPLHSPKAAPEADFFWIEQDDPRRVQEMILHMVCERIPAGYGLTPRLDVQVLTPMHKGEVGTQQLNTCLQQRLNPKGREFTVGFRKLRVGDRVLQTRNNYDKEVFNGDLGWIASVDQEEGLAMVTFEGREITYELNEMDELSLAYAVSVHKSQGSEYPAVVMPLLTQHFLLLQRNLIYTGLTRARRLAVILGEKKALAIGLKNATARTRYTNLAHRIMEVMHRE; encoded by the coding sequence ATGCCGCGTACCAGCCCCACCCAACAGCCTTCCTCCGTCACCCTGCACGCCGAAGTCACCGGTGTGACCTTCTTCAACCCGGAGAACGGCTACGCCGTGTTGCGGATCAAGGTCCGGGACGAGCCGGGAATCGTGACCGCGGTGGGCAATGTGGTCCAGGTCAAGCCCGGGGAGATGCTCAACCTGACAGGGCAATGGAAGGAGCATCCCAAGTATGGACGGCAGTTCCAGATCGCGACCCTTGAACCGCTGTTGCCGGCCGGGGTCAACGCCATCCGCCGGTATCTGGCCTCCGGGCAGCTCAAGGGCGTGGGCCCGACCCTGGCCGAGCGACTGATCAAGCAGTTCAAGGACAAGACCCTGGACATCATCGACACGGATCCGGACCAACTCCTGCGCGTGGAGGGCATTGGTCCGTCCAAGCTGAAAAAGATTGTCCAGTCCTGGGAAGAACAGCATCACGTCCGGGCCCTGATCCTCTTCCTCCAGGAGCACGACGTCTCCCCGGCCATGGCCGCGCGCATCCACCACCACTACGGCCCCCAGGCCCTGCACAAGGTCCGCGAAAATCCCTATGATCTGGCCTACGAGGTCCACGGCATCGGCTTCAAGACAGCGGACGTCATTGCCCTGAAGTTGGGGTTCGCCCCGGACTGCCAGGAGCGGTTGGAAGCGGCTCTAGTCTTCGTGCTGTTCCAGTTCAGCGAATCCGGACATCTTTTCGCGCCGTTGGACGAGCTGCTGGAAAAAACCTCTACCCTGCTCGGCAACACACCGACGGAATCCCTGCAACAAGCCCTGGAGGTTCTCAAGAAGCGTAAACGGGTGGTTTTGGAGGAACTCCCCGGCCAGGGACTGGGCATGGTCGTCTACCTGGGCCATTTTCATCGCTGGGAAAGGGAAATCGCCCAGCGCCTGCAAGGGCTCATCGAGCATCCCACGGCTCTGGATGCCAAGAAACTGCGCATCGTGCTCAAGCAATTGGAGGCGCGACACCGGATCTCCCTTTCGCCCCAGCAGCGCCAAGCCGTGGAGGATGCCTGCCTGAACAAGGTCTTCATCCTCACCGGCGGGCCGGGCACGGGCAAGACCACCATCACCCGTTTCGTGGTCGAGGCCATTGCCGAACTGGGCATCACGGTCAAACTGGCCGCGCCCACGGGCCGGGCCGCGAAACGCCTGTCCGAAGCCACCCGCGTCCCGGCCTCCACCCTGCACCGCCTCCTCCAGTACGCGCCGGACGGCGGGTTCGCCGTCAACGACACGAAAATGCTCAAGACCGGCATGCTGGTGGTGGACGAGGCCTCCATGCTCGACTGTCACCTTTTCCTGGCCGTACTCCGGGCCCTGCCCATGACCGCGCGCCTGGTTCTGGTGGGGGACGTGAACCAGCTCCCGTCAGTGGGGCCGGGCAACGTCTTGGGCGATCTGCTCCACAGCGGTGCCTTGCCCAGCATCGAATTGACACACATCTACCGCCAGGCCCAGGAAAGCATGATCGTGGTCAATGCCCACCGCATCAACCAGGGTCAGTTTCCCCTGCATTCACCCAAGGCCGCGCCCGAGGCCGACTTTTTCTGGATCGAGCAGGACGACCCGAGACGGGTCCAGGAAATGATCCTGCACATGGTCTGCGAACGTATCCCGGCCGGGTACGGCCTGACCCCCCGCCTTGACGTCCAGGTGCTCACACCCATGCATAAAGGGGAAGTGGGTACCCAGCAGCTGAACACCTGCCTCCAACAGCGGCTCAACCCGAAAGGCCGGGAGTTCACCGTGGGGTTTCGCAAGCTGCGCGTGGGAGACCGGGTGCTGCAGACGCGCAACAACTACGACAAGGAAGTCTTCAACGGTGATCTGGGTTGGATCGCCTCCGTGGATCAGGAGGAAGGGCTGGCCATGGTGACCTTTGAGGGCCGGGAGATTACCTACGAACTGAACGAGATGGACGAACTGAGTCTGGCTTACGCCGTGAGCGTACATAAATCCCAGGGCAGCGAGTATCCAGCCGTGGTCATGCCCCTGCTCACCCAGCACTTCCTGCTGCTGCAGCGCAACCTGATCTATACCGGCCTGACCCGGGCCCGACGCTTGGCCGTGATCCTGGGGGAGAAGAAGGCCCTGGCCATCGGCCTGAAAAACGCCACTGCCCGGACGCGTTATACGAACCTAGCGCATCGGATCATGGAAGTGATGCACAGGGAATGA
- a CDS encoding DUF5615 family PIN-like protein: MNHRKFLIDENTAKALADQLRRRKPDLVVMMVGDTGAPQRGTPDPAILEWIEKHDFTLITRNRKSMPDHLREHLRQERHIPGIITLRPNASFAEVINDLILIWDATRLEEYRDQIIHIPL; this comes from the coding sequence ATGAACCATCGAAAATTCCTTATCGACGAAAATACCGCAAAAGCTCTTGCAGACCAGCTCCGTCGTCGAAAACCGGACTTGGTCGTCATGATGGTTGGCGATACCGGAGCTCCTCAACGAGGAACTCCAGACCCTGCGATACTCGAATGGATCGAGAAGCATGACTTCACTTTGATTACCAGGAACCGCAAGTCCATGCCCGATCATTTGCGTGAGCACCTGCGTCAAGAACGACACATACCCGGAATCATTACATTGCGTCCCAACGCATCCTTCGCGGAGGTCATCAACGACCTGATCCTGATTTGGGACGCAACACGACTCGAAGAATATCGAGACCAAATTATTCACATCCCGTTGTAA